The nucleotide window tcaccaagatctatctatggagtcatctagcaacgagggaggagtggatctacatacccttgtagatcgtgcgcggaagcgttcaagagaacggggttgatggagtcgtactcgtcgtgatccaaatcaccgatgatcctagcgccgaacggacggcacctccgcgttcaacacacgtacggagcagcgacgtctcctccttcttgatccagcaaggggggaggaaaggttgatggagatccagcagcacgacggcatggtggtggaagtagcgggattccaacagggcttcgccaagcgctgcgggaggagggagagggaggcgccagggctcagattggtgctgccctcccttccccccccccactatatatagggccaagggagagggggggcgcagccttggcccttcctccaaggaagggtgcggccagggaggagtccctccttcccaaggcacctcggaggtgccttccccctttaggactcttccttttcctcttctcttggcgcatgggcctcttggggctggtgaccttggcccatataggccaaggcgcaccccctacagcccatgtggccccccggggcaggtggccccacccggtggacccccgggacccttccggtggtcccgatacaataccggtgaccccgaaacttgtcccgatggccgaaatagcacttcctatatataattctttacctccggaccattccggaactcctcgtgacgtccgggatctcatctgggactccgaacaactttcgggttaccgcatactaatatctctataaccctagcgtcaccggaccttaagtgtgtagaccctacaggttcgggagacatgcagacatgaccgagatgactcttcggtcaataaccaacagcgggatctggatacccatgttggatcccacatgttccacgatgatctcatcggatgaaccacgatgtcaaggacttaatcaatcccgtatacaattccctttgtctagcggtacgatacttgcccgagattcgatcgtcggtatcccgataccttgttcaatctcgttaccggcaagtctctttactcgttccgtaacacatcatcccgtgataaactccttgatcacattgtgcacattatgatgatgtcctaccgagtgggcccagagatacctctccgtttacacggagtgacaaatcccagtctcgattcgtgccaacccaacagacactttcggagatacccgtagtgtacctttatagccacccagttacgttgtgacgtttggcacacccaaagcactcctacggtatccgggagttgcacaatctcatggtctaaggaaatgatacttgacattagaaaagctttagcatgcgaactacacgatcttgtgctatgcttaggattgggtcttgtccatcacatcattctcctaatgatgtgatcccgttatcaatgacatctaatgtccatggtcaggaaaccgtaaccatctattgatcaacgagctagtcaactagaggcttactagggacatggtgttgtctatgtatccacacatgtatctgagtttcctatcaatacaattctagcatggataataaacgattatcatgaacaaggaaatataataataactaatttattattgcctctagggcatatttccaacagcaatctgacgtggcaaaattgcgaccaattGGAAAGGTCACtgacaagattcagcccggtccaatttgGTGTTGTAGATTAGCcgagcccaacaattcggccttttttatattttttccaTCAATTTTTGGTCGGGATCATGGTCCAAGCCCAATATGGCAGCCTTTTTTATTGTTGGGCCGCGGCCATTTTGGCTAAAAAAATTCATTTCTTTTTTTATTAAATGGGTCCACTAGTCAGATGGGTCCCAATTGTTAGGTTCTGATAACAGGTTTCCATTTGTCAGGTAAGTGGGTCCCATCTATCAGACTCATATTCTTCATATTTCAAGCAATATTTAGATTCGCAGAGACAAAAAACACACATAATACTTAAACAAGAGCAACCAGATCACATAATACAAGCTCTATCTGTGCCATTACAAAGGGCCATGTATAATACAATACTTTACAAGCTCTACAAGTGTAATATAGTACTACTTCAGAAGCTCCTGGACTCGCTGGACTCTCTCATATTTCTATGCAACTTCAACAGGATAAAAAACTTCGGTAGTCAGGGCTGGAACCATAGTCAGATGAACAACACGCCGGACTCGCTCGACGGCGATAGTCAGGGCTGAGACCAAACAAAACAGCAACATGGCTTCCTCTGTCATCCTGTTACATGAATCAGAAAAGAATGAGAAAAACTGGGGCAAATATATTATGAACAGACCATTCAAGAACAGACCATTCAACATTCAGCTAGTACCATGCTTTTTGTTGCCGAGCTAGTTAAAATGAGATAGTAGTTCATATAAGAAACAGAGACACAATATGAATATGCATGGCACATATGCAGGTTGTGCAAAAAACTGCACTACAACACATTGCGCCTAAAACAAAATACCATTCTACTATCACGACCATACATTAAACTGACAAGATCTAACAATACTCGTCAGCACACGCATACTAACATCACAAAGGCAGGAGAGAATAAAGGGAACCAAGGAAGATACCTGTGGATGATAGTGTCGACGATGATCTGGATTGAGTTAGCATTGATGAGGAAGTGGATGGTGTCCATGGTGTGCTTTAGATGCACACAGCCATGAGCTTCTTGCTGCTGTTGCATCCGTTCGCTCGATGATGGGTACCAATGCATCCAAGTAGAACAAAACCACCAACATTAACCCACAGCTTCAAGTACAAGCAAGTATATATCGAGTGACAGTGAAAACAAGTTGAGAAAAACACTGTAAATATCTATTTCATGTCATACAGAATTCAAACTGAATAAACCTATGCATACGAAGGTGAAATATTACAAAGAAAGCACTCATCATGTAGCATGCATACAAAATCTCTGTGTTGGCAGTAGTAAATACTCTCTGTGTTAGCAGTAGTAAAACTCATGCAGTACCAAGTTAACAACTTTGAGTCAGAAAAGCTAGAAGTGTCTCTTAAGAGAGACCAGATCTTAGAATTAAGGCACATATCATATTCTGAACAGCATCAGCACCATGGTAGTAACAATTAACATTAGTAGGACATCAATGGGGCACAACTTAGTTAACTGCAGATGGATGGACAGACAATTACCTTCTCGAGGCAGGGGCGAGCGTCCTTGAAGTCGAGGAAGATGAGCGTGAGGGCGGTGCTAATGGCACTCCAGGACATGTTGAGGCCGAGCAGCAGCGCCACAAGCATGCCCAAGGTGATGGTGTACATGCCGAAGGTGATTTTCTCCCCAGATTCAGTGCATGGGACAGCTCCCTTCCGTTCCCAATAGCAGCAAGGTACTGGTGCTACTGCCGTGCAAAGAAAAATCTTGTAAGCATGATAGAAGGCTGGGATGGCAGGAAGTGAAAATCATGTCTAACAACATGAGCAGAGCACTAGTTACAAGCATGATAGAAGGCTAGGTGAAGAATATACGAAACTGAATCAATCAATTCAATTCAAAGGGTGTATCTTGTGTAAATGATGCTAGCAATCTCAGTttcatgcatatatatatatatatagcagaAATTTTATTAGATAATCCTAACTCCATACTTAACAGATATTCATTCCTCAAAATACTCAACAGAGAGTATTCCCTGCCACAAGCAGCAAGATGAGCGGGGTTTGGGCGTGATCCAGCGAGGTGCAGGGCTGCTCGTTGGGTAACTAGTACCTGGATGTATGGAGTGAGGAGGGAGAGCTGTAGCATACTAATCTTGGGCATGAAGAGTGGAAACTACCATATATTGCCCAAGAATTGAACCCAGCTTTGACATGCATGCTGCAATTCAACTCCATTGGTTGTCACAGAGATAAGATGAAAATCAACATTGTTTTGTTTGCCACTTATTGATGAAGCTACTAATCAGGATTAAATGCAGACAGTAGTAGTAGTTGTAGCATAGCAGTATATATATTAATTTGACTAAACTGAACCAACACCACAAGTCTGCATATAATGAAGTTACTAGGTAGGGATCATATAACATGAGGCAGATGGATGATTAGCAAACATGCTGGGTGGCCAAGAAATGAACAGCATATAAAATACTCCTACTACTGTAGTAGTTAAGATGATGAGACAAAGGACAACAGTAGTTAAGATGATGAGACAAAGGACAGCAGCATGTAGAGTTCCTGATGCACTGGAGTGGCCCAACTCAGCTGCACCACACTGAGGCACTGTTGTTCCATCGAGCTCGACCATGTGCAGGCTTCATCATCACCGTGGAGGTCCCGGTGGTCGTCCTGGTCGATGGAGTGTGAATCTTATTATTTCATTTCAGAGAACGTTAAACACAAATGGCATGTATATGGATCACTGTGGACAAGCAAACTTTGCTAATAAATATGAACAAGGCCTACTATAGCATAGCAGGTAAGGAGTTAGATTAACTCAAGTATTGGTGACTAATAGACCTATTATTTCATTTCAGAGAAAGCCTGAAACACAAATGGCATGCATATAGATACCAAGGACAAGCAAACTTAGCTAATAAATATGAACAAGGTCTACTATAGCATAGCAGGCAAGTATTGGTGACAAATAGACCTATATTAAGAGTAAACAGAACTAGCTCGGAAAACAACTCTATATTAAGAGTATCATGTGTGAATGTGATACAGTAAAAAATTGCATGCTATGTACATCAAGTTAAAAGACACAAGTTATACAGTAGCCTAAAGCAGAGCAAGTGTACAGCAAGTTGATAAAAGAATGCCCAATCATGGCATTTGATTTCACAAGAGAAGAATGTGTAAGGTGCAATGTTGTGTACACTTTGTAATTCTATAATAATTTGTAGTGCACTGTGGCTAGAAGCCAGAGTACACTTGAAGCTACGAACTATGAAACAAGCCTGAAACTCCAACAACAAGAAGCAGAGTTGAGTTCCTAGCCATCAGACAAGACTGGAACTCCCAGCATTTGCCTCTCAAATTTTTATATAAAGTGAAAATTCCCAGCAGGGTAGATAGTGATCAACTTGTTGTACAACAAGTGCAGAGTAGCTACACAAGAAAAATACAAGCCCACTGATACTAGTTGTGCACTTGTTTCTTTCGTTCACCACTGATCTGGTCTGTAGTGAAAGCAAAAGCACGTCCAAAAGAAGTTAAAAAATGTTATTAGTTGTAAGAGGATAGAGATGCCACTGGATCTCAGAACAATATCAGATCAGGTTGTTGAAGACATTGATGACGATGTTGCCATTGGTGACGGCGTCGATCTGCGGCCCCGGGAACTGCATGTTGATCAGGATCCCCTGCACCGCCGCCAGCATCAGCCCAAGAAAAGAGCAAGAGGAAGAGTGCAATGCGCGCGCGTGCTGCCGACCGCCGTACGTAGAGGTCTTGAAGTGGAGGAAGGATTCATACCATAGCACCGACCGTCGTCGAGGTCTTGAAGGCTGCAGTGGGTTTCCATGGCCGGTTGTCGCTGTTCCTCCTGTCCTACCTGCAGAGACAGAGACGGgggtgagagggagggggagatTGATCCACCTGTAGTAGTAGGATTACACAGCAACTAGTAGCAGAACTAGCAAGAAATAACCAAATTGAGGAAGAGTGCAATGCGCGCGCGTGCTGCCGACCGCCGTACGTAGAGGTCTTGAAGTGGAGGAAGGATTCATACCATAGCACCGACCGTCGTCGAGGTCTTGAAGGCTGCAGTGGGTTTCCCGTCGCTTGTCGCTGTTCCTCCTGTCCTACCTGCAGAGACAGAGACGGgggtgagagggagggggagatTGATCCACCTGTAGTAGTAGGATTACACAGCAACTAGTAGCAGAACTAGCAAGAAATAACCAAATTGAGTGTACACCAATATCATATGAATCCGCAACACAATCGAGCAACAGATTGGTAGAAGAACAGCTGTTGCATAAACCGTGAACTCCAGGTGGAGAAATAACCCTTTTCATGAGTATACTAAGCACTAATATGGGTTACAGCTAGTTGACAACTAACACCGTGTAGACCATGATGTGAGTATACTAAGCACTCATATGAGTATTACCAAGGACTTTCATGACATTATTACCTCAAAGACATACTGGAAAATTAAAACTGCATTGTTTATGCCTCTGATCACATAAAAGCAGCTACCTCCCTTAACAAATTCACATCACTGTCAGTTTTGCGATATTGTTGCATAAATAGCTCTAAGATCAAGTTAATAAATCTATTTAGAATGTAGTGTGTGCAGCAAGAAACTTGATTGAGAAACCATGCTCTGTCTAGGCATAATACTCCTGACTGAGGTAGAAAAATCATTGGTCTTCTAAGTTGACTTAAACGCCAACCAGATACGGTAGTACGTACGCGTACAGACTAGTCAATGTAAGCATGCTGCACTCCTATCTATATCTAGTAGCTGAATTAGTACACGCATAGACTAATCCTGCCTGTCTAGTAGCTCAAGTAACATCTCAATCGTCCTATTTGGATATAAACTTCAGCTCAAACAGGGACGTCTCTTTGGTATAAGCTGGAAAAGTCTGTGCCGTAAGAGATGACGAGAACCGAACTGTTGTAACTCTTACAGTTAACAGAATTTCATAGCTAACCTCTGTAATCGGGAATATCTTGAACAGTACGTGCCCGTTCCTGATACAGGCCAATCAGTGGTTTCTCTGGTGTTCCGGCTAGCTTTGCCCGGCAACGCCATTCTGGCTAAAAACAAGGTTCCCACATTCAGACTTAGCGACAAAGCAAATCCACCAACTAATCACATCAATTGCTTATGCACCTAAAACATTTACTAGGCAGTGGGAACATTTTGAACCTAAAATTCTTCTCCGTTACTGGATCAGGTGACCAGAAGCTATGCAAACTAATTTAGTGGAAACCAAATAGACACATCATCCCCCACACATTTCCTGCTAGAGATTCATGGGAGCTGCACTCACCAGCCTGCCCCTGCTGAAGGTGAAGTCCTCGATTCCGTGGCCACTGAAGAAATCCGCCACCTCCTGCAGCACCGGCGGCTTGTCCAGGTCGAACTCGTGCGTGCATCCGGAACACCTACGAACCACGCAGAAGAAGAGTCAGCTCACACGCATGCACGTACCGAAGTGGTACACAATATCTTGTTGAATCAAAGGATTCGAAGCGGCGAGAACTGAACTGTTGGAGAGACGAGATGGACGGATCACTCACGTGGCGGAGGTCGGCCTTGAGGGGCGCCGCGGCCTCCGGGGACGACGAGGTCGTTGTCGTCACCGCGGAGGCAGTCACCCGCGAGGGCGGCCAGCAGGCTTGGCCTGGACGTGCTTGACCTTGGAGAGGATCTCCCGCGGCCGCCATCGCTGATGCTGCTGCTGGATCCGAGCTTCGGGGATTGGGGATCGGGGAGACGAAACCCTAGCtgcagcagaggaggaagaagagctgGGAGCGGGAGCAAGGTTCGGGTGCAGCGCGAGGGAAGGAGGGCGCCGCCGGTGACAGAAAGGAAGGAGGGCGCCGCCGGTGCCAGCGCGAGGGAAGGAGGGCGCGGCGCAAGGGGTGAGGGAGAGGCCGATCTAGATCGGGAcagagagagggaggcggcgggcggAAGGAAGGGACGAGAGGTGAGAGAGAGGTAGGGTTTGGTGCGGTGGGTATTTTCCTTTCTTTGCATGGGACGGATGGATGGACGTTGGATTGCTAGCAATGGATGGTAGGATGTCTGCCATCTCATCAATCCGTGCCACAAACGGTTCCACTAATCACAATGTAGTACACACTTTGATGATTTTATAACCATCTAAATTGGTCGTAATCAATTAAATAATATGCTAAATCATGTCACCTATTTTATAACATCATAGAATTAGAAAAAAAAATAAGAACAATAGCATCGTGTCACAAGTGAGACTTGTTTTTCAGAAAAATAACAAACCTGGAATAATACAAATATCTTTAAAAATTGATCTCAAAAATgagttttatttgcaaaaaaacatTTTCTACCTTTGGAGTGTCGAAAATGGTATACATTTTTTGAAGCACCTAccaatatttgttgcaaaatggCACCACTCTATTTTTCAATAATATTAGATCATATTTTAGGTACAATTGACCAAATGCTTGTGTCTCAATAGCTGTCTATCCACCTCTCGTCAATAATTGAGGAGGTTTTTCAAGTGCccatttttcatttttcgagtgcccaaaaagaggttttttgtgaagaacctacctaataattgttgcaaaattggaccaaatcatttttctaaaatactaggccatatttaatgcacaattgaccaaatggttgggtgtaaaaagttttggtccacctctcgtgaaaaagacaaatttccgccaaTTCAGCTgaaagcgggtcaaatttgaactgtagttgccttatagtttgctctttattttttccagaaataatttctaggtacataactatctatttaataagagaaacaccaaaaagttccaagattcaaccactaggtaggaacggtcattcccgccattttgaccgcattttgaaacgggcataaaaaattcaaaaaaatcaaaaagtTGGGAAAcattcgcattgtgtcattatatgtggccaagttcccaaaaaaaataacaaacttgtaatacggcaattattttaaaaaagtgttctcataAACGAGCtgtcatgtgtggagatcaatggctttcaagccaaatgatcaatcttatggccacattcatggcatagtttattcaaatgatctcatattgtgcacaatggtgcatattggaatggcaaacaatgttgcctaaggaagttttcattttctttggacaaaaaaaccattttccatttttcgagtgcccaaaaggaggtttttttgtgaaggacctcccaaataattgttgcaaaattggaccaaatcatttttctaaaatactaggccatatttaatgcacaatggaccaaatggttgggtgtaaaaagttttgatccacctctcgtgaaaaagacaaatttccgccgattcagttggaagcgggtcaaatttgaactgtagctgccttatagtttgctctttattttttttccaaaaatcatttctaggtacataagtatctatttaatcagagaaacaccaaaaaaattcgaagattcaaccactagctaggaacggtcattcccgccgttttgaccgcattttgaaacgggcataaaaaattcaaaaaaataaaaaaattgggaaacctccgcattgtgtcattatatgtggccaagtttccagaaaaaataacaaacttgtaatacggcaattattttaaaaaagtgttctcagaaacgagctatcacgtgtggagatcaatggcttttcaagtcaaatgatcaatcttatggccacattcatggcatagtttgttcaaatgatctcatattgtgcacaagggtgcatattggaatggaaaacaatattgcctaagaaagttttcatttttctttggacgaaaaaaccattttccatttttcgagtgccccaaaggaggtttttttgtgaaggacctcccaaataattgttgcaaaattggaccaaatcatttttctaaaatactaggccatatttaatgcacaatttacCAAATGGTTAGGTGTAAaatgtttttatccacctctcgtgaaaaagacaaatttccgccgattcagccggaagcaggtcaaatttgaactgtagctgccttatagtttgctctttattttttccaaaaatcatttctatgtacataagtatctatttaatcagagaaacaccaaaaaaattccgagattcaaccactagctaggaatggtcattcccgctgttttgaccgcattttgaaacgggcataaaaaatttaaaaaaatcaaaaaattgggaaaccttcgcattgtgtcattatcactactagggaaaaggctagcagcagcgcgggttttaggcctatcagcagcgcgggtgcccgcgctaccaataaggcgctacagctaactcttagtagtagcgctgcatgtacccgcgctactactattgacTATAGCAGCAGCTCTTTTCAGGAACGCGCTGCTATTAGTTAGCTGTAGCGATTTCCTGGTCCCGCGCTACTGTTATATCTTTCACCATTTCCCCATTCCAGTTTCGATAAACTGCAATTTCTAGATACTAGGTACTAatagatatcaatttcataaagcattatatgtactaggtagtactccctcggttcgaaattactcgtcgtggttttagttcaaatttgaactcaaaccacgatgagtaatttggaaccgagggagtactagataacaatttcatatatactcaacatacatcctcaagcagtacaaggtgacaatcatcatatttagttctagatgatatcgacgacgatcatcatatatagttctacatgatatcgacgacgatcatcatatgtagttctagatgtatagccacacacacatatgtagttctagatgatatagccacacacacatatgtagttctagatgatatcgatggcgatcatcatcctcaagcctgggcggtgggtgttcctgatagtaattaggatggcctgtccaacacgaagattcttgccaacgaggaatctcttccatccaaccgagttcaagtgtgtgcgaccatctgtgtccatgcggtaagtacatgtggtgacagagccccttgcggtaaggcgtagtccaactgagccttcttcatcaggctcgataccacaactcacagataggttctttggcaatctctgaataagaaaaacatatcaattaataaatagcctcacacatactcttgcaaataattttctattaagtctagatttctacactatcaaaagacacagtactacgcatttgtactaattaatcatgaattctactaataagtatatatggattatctacactattaatagtttcttggattctacactaataagcatgtgatcagactctacactaaagtatatcatcgactagattccacaaagcatatcattggactctacactaagcatatcatcggattcactaagcatataatcggataatttgcatttgtaagtataacaataaagcatatatatatatatatcatcaaattaccACATGCAGTACGTACaacataccatttcatgccgatcgaccatagtacttgtcaggcgggtcacgaatggcaccccgacaaagtcatcacgtggcggaattatgtcccataggttgcacacctcctcctcgctcagcctcattctttgagctatgatggcttcatgaagtgggttctcatcatcttcattgagtgggtcctcattatcttcatcatcttcttcatattcatcatcttccaccaggttgatataaatgacaaccagcttgggtctttctgctctgaaggagaatctgatcaactcaccaccagtaagacgcatgcgagcgaggaaacgggcccatccatctcctccaatctgcgacatattgcgtcctttctcgacctccatagtgtacggccccccaggagcctcaaatgtcacagtgtctcctgtcagcttgttgaatttcaacctcacattgcatgggaagatctgtgtaagaaaagcaaaatgacacaatgcagtaatgtcaacactaaaaataaaatagttgttacatttcatctaatttcttaccgccgcatgacgaaaactcggATGGAAGTAAATGC belongs to Triticum urartu cultivar G1812 chromosome 7, Tu2.1, whole genome shotgun sequence and includes:
- the LOC125523170 gene encoding uncharacterized protein LOC125523170 produces the protein MAAAGDPLQGQARPGQACWPPSRVTASAVTTTTSSSPEAAAPLKADLRHVSDPSISSLQQFSSRRFESFDSTRYCVPLRCSGCTHEFDLDKPPVLQEVADFFSGHGIEDFTFSRGRLPEWRCRAKLAGTPEKPLIGLYQERARTVQDIPDYRGRTGGTATTGHGNPLQPSRPRRRSVLWGS